In the Mus pahari unplaced genomic scaffold, PAHARI_EIJ_v1.1 scaffold_11861_1, whole genome shotgun sequence genome, CAGTAAAGAATTTCCTTTTATATTGTTTAACACTAGAGCTATCTTCACNTGCTAAAGCATATATAACATACCTTGGAAAGTAACTTCTTCTGGAGGCAGTTGATCCCACCAACAAAGATCATGTTAGGCATCACAGGCCTAGGGAAATTCAACACAAAGTCTGTGCGTAACAACCAAATAGATGCTGGGCTAAAGAGATCTCTCATGGTCACCCGGGTCTGGAGAATTTCAGAGGCAACATCAACAGCAGTTCTTAAAAAATAGGAGCAAAATGCGTACTCTTCAATGTAGATAAGATGGTTCCATACTCTCTCCATGAAAGTCATGGTGTCTGTGTATTTCGAGAAAAGTCTAGGAACATAGGAAGGAAGACNTGGGCACTGGGCACCCACTTCAAGAGAGTCACAAAATACACCTGTTGCAAAGATCACTGATGGGAGCGACAGATATTTGGCAATAGTTAATCCACACACATCGAAAGGATCCAGCAACACAGCATCAAAAGAACTCTGCTTCAAATATTCCACTAACTTCTTGTCATTAAACAAACCCCTACAGTGTGAAAATATTAGTTCAAAGAAACCTCTGGCTGAGCCTGTCCAGAAAGAACGTGTACTTTGTTCTGGAGTTTTCCATTGAGTGTAAGAAAAATACTTGAACGCTCCGTCCAGGTCCTCCAGAGTGTGAGAAACNGAGTAGGTCTTCACTGTACAATTCAGTGATTTCCCCAGCTGCCAACTCACCTCTGGGATGACTACCACCACCTCATGACCTCTGTGAATGAGTTTCTCCACAACCATTTGCATGGTGAACCAGTGGCTCCCATCCATGGGCACCAccagcagcctgcctgcctgggccATACCAGTGGccagaagcagacagagaaaaATGGAGGCCGAAAAGGATGCAGGAGCCATGGGAAAATCACAGTCCAGAGCAATCCTGTCGCTATGACTGTAAGCTTTTCTAATAGAGCTGGTTAAAACGTAAAGGCACAAGACCTACTGCAGTGGacacatatatttgcatgtgtgcaagGGATGTTAAATTCAGGTTAATAATTGACTCAAAAGAGCAATAATTAGTTAACTGAGCTGGCTTAAATATCTTTCATTTGATCTCCAGATAAAAAACGGTTATGAAATTTTCTCAGGAAAGACTATGTATGACCTCTATTACAGAAACAGTTTTCAATGAGTTATGAAAAAAGGCTTTAGATTGAGAAATTCAGAAAAAGTANNNNNNNNNNNNNNNNNNNNNNNNNNNNNNNNNNNNNNNNNNNNNNNNNNNNNNNNNNNNNNNNNNNNNNNNNNNNNNNNNNNNNNNNNNNNNNNNNNNNNNNNNNNNNNNNNNNNNNNNNNNNNNNNNNNNNNNNNNNNNNNNNNNNNNNNNNNNNNNNNNNNNNNNNNNNNNNNNNNNNNNNNNNNNNNNNNNNNNNNNNNNNNNNNNNNNNNNNNNNNNNNNNNNNNNNNNNNNNNNNNNNNNNNNNNNNNNNNNNNNNNNNNNNNNNNNNNNNNNNNNNNNNNNNNNNNNNNNNNNaagaagaagaagaagaagaagaagaagaagaagaagaagaagaagaagaagaagaagaagaagaagaagtgaagCTAAGTAGTACACACAGTGACAGAGAGTGCTAGAAGTCACACAGAAACAGGAAACTCCGTAAAGGACACATTTGTTGGAAATGACATGCCAGGTCTCAAATCAANTCTTTGAGTCCATGGATCTGAGAGTTTAGGAGTCTTGACTGACAGGTCCTGAGCCTTGGGACTCTGCCCTGCTATAGGACTCCAGTCATCTAATAAGCCAGCCACTGTCCCTGTCAAAATAGGAAACACTCACTGTGTTAAATATTCACTAGGAGgtttctgttcttttaagtaaCATTTCTAAGACAGGATGACTTTTATTTCTAAGCCTGGCTTTTGGACAGACATCTGGACACAAGATAGAAGATGAAGAGCACCTGAGCCTGAAAAAGTCATTGACTCCAATGATGAGGGTCAGATTACTTTACTGCAGGCACCATGGCTGGGGGTTTGGGCGTGGAGAGGGTTACTTTTCTACAAACAAATGGGACTAGAGCCTAGGACTTGCATCTTTCACCAGAGTTCCTGGAGAGACTGATGGACTAAATTCTGGTATTGAGTGAGTCAGGATATAATGACCATGTAAGGCACTGTCTTTTTAATGGAGACTCTAATCACTTAATGTTTCAAACAGGAGGCATGAAAACCCTTTGACTTGGGTGTAAAACAGTGATGCTCTGAGGGATTGGCTCACCACAATGTAGACACATCACTCCTTTCACCACAGGCACCAGGGCAGCGTGACCTCTGTGGAGAGACTCTCAGAGGAAAGTCATGATAATTGCACCAGATACAGTAAGCATTTCCTGGTATTAACTTTTCTTCACTATTATGTGCCACAGATTGGGCCTAGTTGGCCCCCCTCGATCTGTGGGAATCAGGGGTTCCGGCAGGTGAACATGGAGTCAGCGAGaatggaaagacagacacagacacgagAGAGTGTGCTGGGTCTGGatgtaatgtcaaattgagcatcaaactttttttaaagaagaaaatagagacgttaggtgacacatcagcaaggtacaaatgaggttaccagatgcttaatgactctaacacaaaacagaggaatgcaaacacaaagactggcaggaactgggcaaaaaaacaactgagacaaagtcagctctatttaaggtcagctatatttatattcttagaagccaggtgtgaggtctttacactcctggggtAAGGGCTTTCCcgcccaagtcatggttctaattatgAAGTTCTGCTCTtactaaccttctcatgaataatgcaatactctaaaccACAAcccgatctacttcctaaaccattgtaaattcctgtatatgggagcgacaTGGCTTTTAATCTAAGTGATAgtgtgtggggggactttctactaataagtaatgtagtctgccatacataactataataagaattctaaacttactttgctaaactttccctgagatttctaactctatttagtagatagtaatgcctgatttctttcactatctctcttacaatactagaggcaattctgaatgtcattGAACAGGCAACATTCTTATTGAATTCCAAGTCCagggactacctagggcattggtgaaggccaggaagcaaagttcaattttgcttaggtatttggcaaatCATTGCTTGGAGggacctataacaaaacaatactgaaaggaagcacacagatccattcgcaaggacaaaattggagcatacatgctatggatgccacagttccaggagactaaattTGCATGAAAGTCTTCACctcgggactgcttccaggtttctaaacctgtcaagcaagtcactactggagtggatgtagtaATTATGCATCTTCTTTAAGATAATTTCAATGTGTGGTATAAAGGAATAATACATGTCTTctcatgtgtgcattcatgtttaAGCACAGCATCTGTTCAACAATCCATTATTTCCAAAGTTGAGAAGCTTAACACTGGCAGAAAACAATTATCGAACTATGAGTGGatttctcttcttatttctgGTACTATTCcactgtttgtatttttttattccatagtttatttacttattttacattcTGATTGTTAATTCCCctacccctctcctcccagtccttccttctcatctccaATCACTCTGAggctcctccctttcttctcagagaagagacTTCCCAAAGGAGgatatttaattaaaacagacatctgggtggatggagagaaggagctAGTGGAAGATGGGGTGAAGAAGGGGAACAAGAGGGATCAGTGGTGGGGaggaaagtgggagagagagaatactggAATTGGTAGGggacatctctgggacaagctagaaatcTAGGACAATGAAAACTTcttggaatctatgagggtgagcTTAGCAAAGACACCTAGCAATAGGGGATATGGAACATGAACTGGGCACCTCCCATAACCAGGCAAGTCATCTGATGGAAGGATAGgcataccaacccagccacaaaaccttcaactcacAAATTTTCCTGCCTACAATAGGTGTAAGAATAAAGCACAAGCAGAAAGTGAAGGAATGCCCAACCCATGTCTGGCCCAGTGAGTCCCATGCCATGAGACAGAATCCACCCCTGGCACTATTAACAATATTCTACACTTGCCAACAGGAAGCTAGCATAACAGCCATCTGAGTAGCTTCACCAATCAGCCCAttaaaacaaatgcagagacccatatCCACTGAGTTCTCAAAGATGCTTTTGAGATGTTTGGAGCAATTTAGTTACATACTATGTCCAAGTTTCCTGTTACTATTGTGAAGTACCCTGACAACATCAACTTAAAGGACAAAGGTCTTATGTAAGCTCACAATTCTAAGCCATGGTCCAACGCTGCCAAGAGGAAGAGGTAGCAGAAGTTAAGACAGTTTTCACAGCACATTCAGTCAAGAGCAGACAGAAATAACTGCATCTGCACCTACTATACAGCTAATTTTCTCTACTCTTATACAGTGGAGGGGCCATACACAGAATATTGGTACCCAGAGCAGGCTGgctcttcccacatcaattaatggAATCCAGACGATCCCAACACAGACACGCACAAAAACCAATCACACCTATGCAATCCCTCACTGAGGCACTAGACTCTGTAACCTGGTGATTGAAGTAAACACCACAGCTCCATGTTTTTCAACTGGAAGCATAGATATCACATTGAGCtatattcttaaattctttctccCAGAATCTCGTGACTATCTCTTATTGTAAAAAACAGTCCATTTTCAAAGTCCTTAAAGACTTAAAATTTTTCAGCATTTCCAAGTCCTGAGTCTCTTATCTTTGAGGTTGAAAAAGAAGTGTATACTTATCCTTACATTAAAAGAATGCCACCTCTAGGGCTCTTCTGAGAGAAACCAAGCAATGGGTAAAACAATCCAGAAAAAGAGTTGGCCAATAACTCAAACAAGGTACAgggtctccttccttcccaggtttCAGAAGTGGAGGAGCTATACCTGCTTGATTGTGGGCGTCAGTGGATGCCCTCAATGTCCAAGGTTGTACAACAGCTCTGCCCTGACAGGAAAATCCCCACCTCTGCTTACTTCAGAAAAGGAGGCAAAGTTGATTTAATTGATAAACcagaaaaacattcattttaggCAGAAACATACCACACAGCATTCTGCCCCAGAAGAGAGGTGATGAACTGTTCATAGCACCAGTTTCTGTGTAGGTCTGGTCCTGAGCAGAGCACTCTAACCTCAGAGACTCGTCAGCGACCTTGCTAAGTGTCAGATACAGATTGAGAAACTTCTCGACCACAGAAAATAGTTTTTGATGAACTTGGTCAGAAGCTACTTAAATACCCCAACAGCCACTCTGACAGTGGTGTCACTACACAGTAAAGTCAGCTACCTAATAGTTAGGCAAAGGCAGTGGTCCATAAGCTAGAGAATTCAACATGAGCACTGACTCTCTAAGGCTGTCATTACTTGATACTTCTACAATTACAGAGAAGATTGCATAGGTATatcagaagaaggaggagaaggggggatgaaaaagaggagaggagaaggagaaggaggaagaagaagagaaagaagaggaggaaaaggaagaggatgaggaggaggagggaaaaagacCAGAAGCGGAAGCCGAACCCTCAAGCACATGGAAACCAATGCACAGCCAGAGGTATTGAGAGGGGTTATACTGGGCCTGCACAGAACAACCACACAAATCATCTCTATTGTTCTATGTAATTCCAGGGCATTACACAGGCTTCCTGAGGTCCCCCATGGGAAGTAAGTAAGGTGACCTAAGGAGGAGTAGGTGAGGAGATCTGCAGCCAATACTGTTGCATGATCGTCCTTAAAAAGACAACACAAGTCATTTAAGGAACCTAAGCACAACCTGACACTTTCCTAGTCACCATGGGACTCAGTGACTGTGGCACTTTCTGATCACTGTGTTTCACAAACAAAACTGAGATCAGGGAGGGGCTCAGCAGTTGACACCATCTGAATCCTCAGATGCCTTCTGCTCACAGAAATCTTCATTAGCAATTACCCATAAACCAGGACTCTGTTGGCCCTTGAATGCCTAACTCGCACCTCATTTCATGGTCCACAGCCCTGAATGAAATCCAACTGAGAACCAAAGGAAGACAGCCTCAGTCACATCAATCCACTCGCTTCCACAGAGCCACATATCAGCAGTGGGGAGGACGCTCTGGCTGGAGGTTCGCTCCCCACAGCATTCTGAGATGCTTCCAGGGAGCTCTCACTTATCACTGGACAGGGAACACAGTTTAAACTCTGCATCTATGCCTctaatggaaagaagaaaggacaaggTGGTCACAGTGGGAAGCATCCACACTTCAGTCACACATCAGTGGCACACCCTGTGTGGTGCCTGTGAAGATGTCTGTCAAGTTCAAAAACTCACAAGGGGAAAGGTCAACCTAGCTTTTGTCCAAGTGTAGTTTTTCTCCCCACTTAACCTCTGGTCGCATGACAATAATCCCCCCAAAGCTACAAGAAAGAAGACGCATATCATACAGAAAGAATAGCCCCAATGACTTTGAACAGATTTTTCACTCTTATGTCATAAAAACTACAAAATGTCAATGcaaataatggaagaaaaagacATGCAAGACATCCTGTACACACTGGCAACAAAATTAGTACTGTTAAAATGTCTATAGTTTcctgtgctggttggtttttgtcaacttgacacaaactacagttacttggaaagagggaatctcaattgaggaattgacACATTGAAATTGACCTGTAGACTATGGATCATGTTTGTGATTCATGACAGATGCAGGAGGGCCGAGTTCACTGTGCACAGTATCACCTCTGGGCAAATGgtcttgggttatataagaaagcaggctgagcaagacaggaaaAGCAAGCAGACCTATGCAGtgctcctccgtggcctctgcttcagttcctgcctccagagttcctaccctgcttgacttcctgccctgatttccctccatgatggactgccATCTGAAGGTGAAATAATTCCTATCATCCCTGAGATGCTTTGGTCAGAGTACTTACAACAGCAACGGAAACCTAACTAACTAGGACATCCACACAGAGGTCTACAGACTTAGTGTAATCCCTACTATAATAGAAATGCACAGCCttcacacagaagaaaaatgtcctaAAGTCCATAAGAAGGCAAAAAGAAATCTACTTAGtcaaggcaaaagaacaaagttgGGTGTGTCACAAACCTGTTTTCAAACTATACTTCAAGGTTACTGAGATTAAATAGCACAgtaatggcaaaaacaaaaacaaaaatgggggGGGTTGTAGAGGTCTCAGAATCTAAAGGACAGAACAGGAAGTGGAGCCTTTACCCTCAGGCATTAGTATGACTGTCTGGCCCTAAGCACTAGAACTGGAAATGAAGAGAAGCCAAGTATTGAAATACTTAGGCATAATATATACCCTACTTGCTCACAGACTACACTTACATGGACTCTTTTGAATGACAGTGGATTCAAGCAGGTCTGAGatacaaaggaaaaatgagagaggAGACTACTCTCTCACAgcccacactcactcacatatgtGTTgttcagaataaaaagaaaagtcacactCCACTAAAGACAGGGGATACTCCAAAtggtggtggcaaacaccttgaaccccagtactcaggagcaagagaggtaggcagatccctgtgagtttgagattggcctggactacagagtgagttctacaacactcaagactacacagaaaaatgctatgacaaaaaacaaaaattaaacaataataaGGAAAAGCAATGTATACATGTATCCAGTCCCTAATGGACCAGACTCCAGGTCTCTAACCTACTGAGCTTGCCCAAGGCTATCTTCACTGGAAGACATAAGTCTGCTATCCAGCAGGGCAGCACTTGGAACTGCAGAGATGAGGAATGAAGGTGGGCTGGTCCCAAGGATTGGCCCCTTGCCTACCAGCTCGCCTGAATTGAGGAAGCTAAGGTCGCTTTGGGGACATCGGCAGCCTGTCAATTATTTGCCCTCCCTACTTTTGCTTCTAAAGCTAAAGAAGAAAAGTGACCCACAACTATTTAGTGGAAAAGTGGGGAGCACACCAGCTCTCAGGTAAAGAAAAGTGCATGAAGAGGGCAAACCCAGGCCCTGTAGCACAATGCTCAAGCTTAA is a window encoding:
- the LOC110314750 gene encoding UDP-glucuronosyltransferase 1-9-like, which produces MAPASFSASIFLCLLLATGMAQAGRLLVVPMDGSHWFTMQMVVEKLIHRGHEVVVVIPEVSWQLGKSLNCTVKTYSVSHTLEDLDGAFKYFSYTQWKTPEQSTRSFWTGSARGFFELIFSHCRGLFNDKKLVEYLKQSSFDAVLLDPFDVCGLTIAKYLSLPSVIFATGVFCDSLEVGAQCPXLPSYVPRLFSKYTDTMTFMERVWNHLIYIEEYAFCSYFLRTAVDVASEILQTRVTMRDLFSPASIWLLRTDFVLNFPRPVMPNMIFVGGINCLQKKLLSKVCYICFSX